One Ardenticatenales bacterium DNA segment encodes these proteins:
- a CDS encoding HigA family addiction module antidote protein, translating to MIPENRIPTHPGVVLEEEFLIPLGLTQVALARHLGVPTQRINELIRGKRGVTPETAWLLAGAFGTTPQFWLNLQSNYDLAKNRPKQTIQPLALAA from the coding sequence ATGATTCCAGAGAACCGCATTCCTACGCATCCAGGGGTTGTACTTGAAGAAGAGTTTTTAATCCCGCTGGGTCTTACCCAAGTGGCTTTAGCCAGACACTTGGGAGTTCCCACACAAAGGATCAATGAGCTAATTCGTGGCAAGCGAGGTGTCACGCCTGAAACGGCCTGGTTACTGGCTGGCGCTTTTGGCACAACGCCGCAGTTTTGGCTCAATTTGCAGAGTAACTACGATTTGGCAAAGAACAGGCCCAAACAGACTATTCAGCCGTTGGCGTTGGCAGCCTAA
- a CDS encoding type II toxin-antitoxin system RelE/ParE family toxin, with translation MIVAFADEATADLYHGRRTSRVRRFPHDILHRALVRLDVLNTAQNLMDLSSPPGNRLEALGGDWAGFHSIRINRQWQIVFRWENGNAYEVQMIDYH, from the coding sequence ATGATTGTCGCTTTCGCTGATGAAGCTACAGCCGATTTGTATCATGGACGCCGAACCAGTCGAGTTCGCCGATTTCCTCATGATATTTTGCATCGCGCTTTAGTCAGATTAGATGTACTCAACACAGCCCAGAACTTGATGGATTTGAGTTCCCCACCCGGTAATCGTCTTGAGGCTCTTGGCGGTGATTGGGCAGGCTTCCATAGCATTCGGATTAACAGACAATGGCAAATCGTTTTCCGTTGGGAGAATGGAAACGCTTATGAAGTTCAGATGATAGATTATCACTGA